The genomic interval TCCGATTTTTGAATTTTGCCTTTTTGTAAAAGCTCTTTATACCAGAAATGATGTAGTAAAAATACTTCCTCTTCTTCTTTAAATCCTGTAATCATTGAGTGAATTGAACCTTTTATAGCGAAAACGGCCATATAAATATGAACCATCAAAAATGTCGCGCAAACTGCACCTAAAATATTGTGAATAATCGCTGAAAGTCTTAAAATTTCGACTTGTGATAAACCGAAAAACGTAGCCACGCCCAAATCGAAATCCAAGAAAAACATCGCAGCGCCGGTGCAAATCATAACAGCGCCGCCGGCTGTGGCTACCCAAAACCACGCTTTTTGACCGGCATTAAATTTTCCTGCAGGAACAGGCTTTTTATTTTTTGATAAATAACCCCCCACAATCATAAACCATTTGATATCATAAATCGCAGGCAGCATTCTTTTTAACCAAAAACAAAACATCGGCAAAAGCGAAATCGCAAAAATTATAGTTGCAATTCCGTGTAAATTTTTACAAAATCTAACAAAAAATCCGCCGCCGAAAGTATCGCCGAACATCAAAATAAGCCCTGTCGGCACTAAAATAATCCAAGATATGGCAGCAGCCAAATGCACAAGTCTTTCTATACTTTTAAATGCCAAAATCTTTTTGCCGTCGTGCGAAAAAGTTTTCGGTCCGATAATTAAATAATGAATAACAAATGCGGTAATTACAGCAAGCAAAGCAATAATAGCGAGCATACTAAAATAATGATTACTTTGCCAATTTACAAAAAACGGTGCGAAATTTTCATTGTACAAATTAATATTTTCTATACGTCCTGCGCCCCATAAATCACTTTTTAAACTCACTTTTTCTACAAAATCGTCAGCATAAGAGATAAAAGAAAGCGATAAAAATAAAAATAGAAATCTCATATCAGTTCCTTTAAATTTTCGTATAATTTTATCAAAACTTCACTAAATTTTTATACATTCTTTATAAATTTTTTAACTATCGCTTCAAAATTTTTATCGCCGATATAAATTTTGGCGAAATTTTCCATATAAGCAAGTCCTATTTCAACATAATCATTTTCAAACAATTTTTTCAAAAAATTTAACATATCACCTTTGCTTGAAACAACGATTTTAGTGCTGAACATAATACTTTCAAAAACATCTTTAAAATTTCCGTTTTTTTCTACAAGCTTCATAAAATCATCATAACTTATAGCGTCTTTCGGAATTTCAAAATTACTGCCGTGTGAAGCTATTTTTTCAAAAATTGAATCTAAAATTTGTTGATATTGAACGATACTTAATTTTTTTATCTCAAAAAAATCGTAAAACATCAAAGCTTCCAAAACATCTATTTCAGCAAGCCCGCAAAGATCTATCATAAGCAAAATTTCAGCGTCTTTTTCATTTTCGTAAGCAAGCGAAAAATATTTCATAGATGCAGCAAAATCGTGCTTTTCGAATAATTTAATTGCCGTTTTTTTATAATCTTTCATTTTAAAGCTCGAATTTTTCGCCCATCGGGATATTTACGACTGAAATTTCAGGATGAATATCTATTTTAAGTTGTCTTTCCACACCGTATTTTAAAGTTTGCGCGCTTGCTGAACATCCATGACAAGCACCTTTTAAGCGCACGTATACGACTGCATTTTTTATACCTAAAAGTTCCAAATCGCCACCGTCTTTTTGAAGCATAGGTCTGATTAAATCAAGAGATTTTTGCACGGGTTCAATTAATTCATCATCACTGAATGGTATCATTTTTATCCTTGTTTTTATTGAATTATAGCATTAAAATTTTAAATTTCTGCAAGATTAAAAATTTATGTTTTATTTATTCAAAAATATTAAAATATGCGAAAAATTTTTTAAGGAGAAAAAATGGCAACAGTAACAGTTGGCGGAAATACAGTAAATTTGACCGGAAAAGAATTGAAAGTTGGCGATAAAGCACCTGTAGTAGAAGTTTGCGGTAAAGATTTAAGCAGTGTGAAAGTAGGCGGTAAATGTGATAAAATCCAAATTATAGCGACAGTGCCATCACTCGATACAGGCGTTTGCGCAACAGAAACACGCAAATTTAACAAAAATGCGGCAGGCAAAACAAATGTATGTTTAACAGTTATTTCTATGGATTTGCCTTTTGCAATGGGTAGATTTTGCAGCACCGAAGGAATAGAAAATCTAACTGTTGCAAGTGATTTTAGAAACAAAGATTTCGGGAACGCTTACGGAGTTTTAATGAAAGACGGAAAACTTGCAGGACTTTTGGCACGCGCTATTTTCGTAGTAGATAAAGACGGCACGATTATACACAAAGAGATTGTTTCAGAAGTAACAACAGAGCCTGATTATGAAGCTATTCAAGCGGCAGTTAAAGCTCATGGCGGTTGTGGCGGAAGCAGTTGCGGTTGTTCATCAAAATAATTAAGCAGACTTGCTAAAGGCGAAATTTTAAAATTTCGCCTTTTTATTAAAAGCAAAAAATTTTAATTTCCTATATAAAAATATATTTAATTTTCCACCGAATTTTAAATTTTAATTATCTTTGATTTTATAAAATTTACAGTTTAATCGGATTTTTTATTTATTATATATCCGTCTTTTTGATTCTCTATTTTTAATTTTCCGTTATATCCGAATCTTACACTATATCCTTCTGTCTCTTTGCTGACATTTATGTCTATAAATCCGCCTTTATTTACATGGTATCCCACAAATGAAAACGGCAAATTATCGCGTTTCAAAACGGCTTTAAAAACACCTTTTTTAAGTCGTTTAAAATCAGTCAGCTTATCTTTTGTAATCATCAAAAGCCCACTTTTATTTATAATAAATCTCAACTCATTATCAAATTTCAAATTTTCAAGCGGAAGTTCTATTTCCACGCTACCTGAAACACTATTTTTACTATTTGTGACGCCTTTTGTCACGGATACGTCAAGCACCTTGGAAATATCGGCTTTTTTTCTGGATTCGAAAACAAAATTGCTGTTATTGTCAATACTTTTGTTTATATCAATAATTTTATTGTATTTTTTACCTAAATCATCAATATATTCAATATTTATGGAACTTAAAATTTTAGCATTATTAGGCATTTGAAAAATTTGTTGTTTAAAAATTTCATAATTTTCAAAAGGCGCTACGCTTATATTTTGTTCAGTTTTTGTGGAATTTTGCTCATTTTTTATAGATTCGTCACAAATTAAATTTTGCGTTAAAATCGCACAAAAAATAAAAAAAATCTTTCTCATTCATTCAGTTCCGGATCAAGTGATTTTTTTTCCAAAAATTCTTTTTGAAGTGCCGCATTTTCGCTTTTTAAACGCTCCACATCTTTATACAAAAAAAGTTTTTCTTTTTTTAAATCCTGTAAAACTTCAAATGAGCGATTTCCAAAAATAACATTTCCAAAATAAATGCCAAGCAAAATTGTAAGTACTATAAAAGTTATCATTTTTATAGTACTTTTTAATCCTTGTGAAATCGCTCTATCGGTTTTTGTTTCAAAACTGTCTAAAATTTCTTTTTCGTTCAAATTTTATTGCCCAAAAATTCCGTATTTTCGCATTCTATTTCAAGCAGGCGATTATATTTTGCATTTCGTTCGCTTCTTGAAGTAGCGCCGGTTTTAATTTCACCGGTATTTAAAGCAACCGCAAAATCGGCAATAAAGCTATCTTCGCTCTCTCCGCTTCTATGACTCATAATGCAGCGATATCCGTTTCTTTGTGCAAGCCTTACGGTTTGCATTGTTTGAGTAATACTTCCTATTTGATTCGGCTTAATTAAAATCGCGTTTGCAATGCCTTTTTCGATGCCTTCTCTTAGAATTTTTTCATTTGTAACAAACAAATCATCACCTACTAATTGAATTTTATCTTTAAGTCTTGCAGTTAACTTTTTCCAACCTTCCCAATCATCTTCGCCAAGTCCATCTTCAATAGAAAAAATCGGATATTTTTCGCAAAGTTTAACATATCGCTCTATCAACTCTTCACTTGTAAAAGTTTTTCCTTCAAGTCTGTATTTACCGTTTTCATAAAGCTCGCTGGCTGCGACATCAAGCGCGATTTTAATCTGTTTTCCTGGCTCATATCCGGCTTTTTTGATGGCTTGCATAATAATTTTAATCGGCTCTTCATTATCTTTTAGATTAGGCGCAAAGCCGCCCTCATCGCCAACTGCGGTGCTATATCCAAGCTCATTTAAAATTTTCTTTAAATTTTGATAAATTTCAGCTACCGCTCGAAGTGCATCGCTAAAACAATCAAAACCGAAAGGCATAACCATAAATTCCTGAAAATCAACACTGTTATTTGCGTGCGCGCCGCCATTTATGATATTAAACATAGGAACCGGTAAAATTTGCGCGTTGGCGCCTCCCAAATATCTATAAAGCGGAATTCCAAGACTCATAGCAGCCGCTCTTGCTACCGCCATAGAAACACCTAAAACGGCATTTGCACCAAGATTTGAATAATTTTCCGTACCGTCAAGTTTTTTCATAGCGTTATCAATATCTTTTTGTTCATATACGTTCATTCCGACGATTTCATCTGCTATTACGGTATTTACATTTTCTACGGCTTTTAACACACCTTTACCACAAAATCTCTCGTCGCCATCTCTTAGCTCAAGTGCCTCTCTTTTTCCTGTGCTTGCACCGCTTGGCACGGTTGCCCCAGCCAAAGTTCCGTCTTCAAGAGCCACAAAAGCTCTAACCGTAGGATTTCCTCTACTATCAAGCACTTCTTGCGCGTAAATATCTGTTATTATCATTATTCTTCTCCGCTTTCCTCTTTTATATCATCATCATCTGAACTGCTACTTAAGCTTTCACTTCCCATTTGCTCTCTAATGGCCGCTAAAATTTCATCTGCAACTTTCGGATTTTCTTTTAGATAAATCTTTGCGTTTTCTCTGCCTTGTCCAAGTTTTTTGTCTTTATAACTGAACCACGAACCGCTTTTATCGACAATATCAAGCTTTACACCGTAATCCACCAATTCTCCCATTTTACTGATACCTTCACCGAACATAATGTCAAACTCAGCCACTTTAAATGGCGGTGCAACCTTATTTTTGACTACTTTTACCTTAGCGCGGTTTCCTATGGATTCGTCGTTTTGTTTTAATGTGGCAATTCTTCTTATATCAAGACGAACGGAAGCGTAAAATTTAAGCGCATTTCCGCCTGTTGTGGTTTCCGGACTGCCATATCCCATTTGACCGATTTTCATACGAATTTGATTTATAAAAATAACCGTAGTGCCCATTTTATGAACAACGCCGGTTAATTTTCTTAAAGCCTGGCTCATAAGTCTTGCTTGAAGTCCTACGTGTTGATCGCCCATATCGCCTTCAATTTCACTTTTTGGTGTAAGAGCCGCCACGCTATCAACGACAACAAGATCAATCGCGCCGCTTTTTGCCAAAGTTTCCACGATATCAAGCGCCTGCTCGCCAAAATCAGGTTGGCTTACATATAAATTATCGACATCCACGCCCAAATTTGCGGCATATTTAACATCAAGAGCGTGCTCGGCATCCACAAATGCACAAACTCCGCCTTTTTTTTGACACTCCGCTATTATATGAAGTGTAAGAGTTGTTTTTCCGGAACTTTCCGGTCCGTAAATTTCGACAATTCTTCCTTTTGGAACACCACCTATTCCTAAGGCGATATCAAGTCCGACAGAGCCTGTGGAAATAGAATCGATCTTTTCAACCTCTTTATCGCCAAGTCGCACCAGTGTACCCTTTCCAAAGGCTTTATCAATTGATTTCAGGGCGGATTCAAGCATTTTTTTCTTATTATCGTCCATATTTTTCCTTCAAAAATTAAAAATTATTAAATTGTATCAAAAAATTTCTTAAATAAATGTTTTTATAAAAATGAAAAAATAAAATTATTTTTGGATAAAAATTTATCTGCAACAAAAAGAATTTTTTCATAAAAATTTGATTTATTTTAAAAATTTATTAAAAATTTGCGCGCCAAAAATGAAAAAGAATTTTATACGTTTTAAAAAATAAAAAATTTATACGGCAACATTTAAAATTTCAATCAAATTTTAAATAAATCTTAAAATCAAAGTTCTAAAATCTCAAAAAATTAAAAATTTAGAAATTTTTGATAAAATTGCACGAATTTTAATTTTAAAGAGGAAAAAATATGAAACTTTTTGGAACCGATGGAGTTCGTGGAAAAGCCGGAAATTTCTTAACCGCCGAACTTGCCCTTCGTTTGGCTATGGCAGCAGGAGTTTATTTTCGCAAAAACTCACTTACAAATATGATTTTAGTCGGAAAAGATACCAGAAGAAGCGGTTATATGATAGAAACAGCCATTGTTGCGGGTTTAACCTCAGTTGGATTTAATGTCCGCCAAATAGGTCCGATGCCGACGCCTGCGGTTGCTTTTCTTACTGAAGATATGCGTTG from Campylobacter hominis ATCC BAA-381 carries:
- a CDS encoding formate dehydrogenase subunit gamma encodes the protein MRFLFLFLSLSFISYADDFVEKVSLKSDLWGAGRIENINLYNENFAPFFVNWQSNHYFSMLAIIALLAVITAFVIHYLIIGPKTFSHDGKKILAFKSIERLVHLAAAISWIILVPTGLILMFGDTFGGGFFVRFCKNLHGIATIIFAISLLPMFCFWLKRMLPAIYDIKWFMIVGGYLSKNKKPVPAGKFNAGQKAWFWVATAGGAVMICTGAAMFFLDFDLGVATFFGLSQVEILRLSAIIHNILGAVCATFLMVHIYMAVFAIKGSIHSMITGFKEEEEVFLLHHFWYKELLQKGKIQKSEFENKYLA
- a CDS encoding NifU family protein, with the translated sequence MIPFSDDELIEPVQKSLDLIRPMLQKDGGDLELLGIKNAVVYVRLKGACHGCSASAQTLKYGVERQLKIDIHPEISVVNIPMGEKFEL
- the tpx gene encoding thiol peroxidase; the protein is MATVTVGGNTVNLTGKELKVGDKAPVVEVCGKDLSSVKVGGKCDKIQIIATVPSLDTGVCATETRKFNKNAAGKTNVCLTVISMDLPFAMGRFCSTEGIENLTVASDFRNKDFGNAYGVLMKDGKLAGLLARAIFVVDKDGTIIHKEIVSEVTTEPDYEAIQAAVKAHGGCGGSSCGCSSK
- a CDS encoding AMIN domain-containing protein, whose translation is MRKIFFIFCAILTQNLICDESIKNEQNSTKTEQNISVAPFENYEIFKQQIFQMPNNAKILSSINIEYIDDLGKKYNKIIDINKSIDNNSNFVFESRKKADISKVLDVSVTKGVTNSKNSVSGSVEIELPLENLKFDNELRFIINKSGLLMITKDKLTDFKRLKKGVFKAVLKRDNLPFSFVGYHVNKGGFIDINVSKETEGYSVRFGYNGKLKIENQKDGYIINKKSD
- the eno gene encoding phosphopyruvate hydratase; amino-acid sequence: MIITDIYAQEVLDSRGNPTVRAFVALEDGTLAGATVPSGASTGKREALELRDGDERFCGKGVLKAVENVNTVIADEIVGMNVYEQKDIDNAMKKLDGTENYSNLGANAVLGVSMAVARAAAMSLGIPLYRYLGGANAQILPVPMFNIINGGAHANNSVDFQEFMVMPFGFDCFSDALRAVAEIYQNLKKILNELGYSTAVGDEGGFAPNLKDNEEPIKIIMQAIKKAGYEPGKQIKIALDVAASELYENGKYRLEGKTFTSEELIERYVKLCEKYPIFSIEDGLGEDDWEGWKKLTARLKDKIQLVGDDLFVTNEKILREGIEKGIANAILIKPNQIGSITQTMQTVRLAQRNGYRCIMSHRSGESEDSFIADFAVALNTGEIKTGATSRSERNAKYNRLLEIECENTEFLGNKI
- the recA gene encoding recombinase RecA translates to MDDNKKKMLESALKSIDKAFGKGTLVRLGDKEVEKIDSISTGSVGLDIALGIGGVPKGRIVEIYGPESSGKTTLTLHIIAECQKKGGVCAFVDAEHALDVKYAANLGVDVDNLYVSQPDFGEQALDIVETLAKSGAIDLVVVDSVAALTPKSEIEGDMGDQHVGLQARLMSQALRKLTGVVHKMGTTVIFINQIRMKIGQMGYGSPETTTGGNALKFYASVRLDIRRIATLKQNDESIGNRAKVKVVKNKVAPPFKVAEFDIMFGEGISKMGELVDYGVKLDIVDKSGSWFSYKDKKLGQGRENAKIYLKENPKVADEILAAIREQMGSESLSSSSDDDDIKEESGEE